The following proteins are co-located in the Trichormus variabilis 0441 genome:
- the ald gene encoding alanine dehydrogenase, translated as MEIGVPKETKDQEFRVGLSPSSVRVLKENGHSIFVQTQAGSGAGFTDDEYRSVGADIVPTAEAVWSRELVVKVKEPLTSEYNFLQKGQILFTYLHLAADRKLTEHLIDSGICAIAYETVEQPGANRLPLLTPMSIIAGRLAVQFGARYLERQQGGRGVLLGGVPGVKPGKVVILGGGVVGTEAARIAVGMGAAVQILDVNVERLSYLETLFGSRVELLYSSSAHIEAAVKEADLLVGAVLVLGRRAPILVSRELVKQMHPGSVIVDVAVDQGGCVETLHATSHTNPIYIEEGVVHYGVPNMPGAVPWTATQALNNSTLPYVVQLANQGLKALEVNQALAKGLNVQNHRLVHPAVQEVFPDLT; from the coding sequence ATGGAAATCGGTGTTCCTAAAGAAACTAAAGATCAAGAATTTCGGGTGGGCTTAAGTCCTTCTAGCGTGCGGGTGTTGAAGGAAAATGGTCATAGTATCTTTGTTCAGACTCAAGCTGGTAGCGGTGCTGGGTTTACAGATGATGAATATCGCAGTGTAGGAGCGGATATTGTCCCTACAGCAGAGGCAGTTTGGAGTCGAGAGTTAGTAGTCAAAGTTAAAGAACCACTGACGAGTGAGTACAACTTTTTACAAAAAGGGCAGATATTGTTTACTTATCTGCATTTAGCGGCCGATCGCAAATTAACAGAGCATTTAATTGATTCTGGCATTTGTGCGATCGCTTACGAAACCGTAGAACAACCAGGCGCTAACAGACTACCACTACTGACCCCCATGAGCATTATTGCCGGTCGGTTAGCAGTACAATTTGGCGCACGCTATTTAGAACGCCAACAAGGTGGTAGAGGTGTACTGCTGGGTGGTGTCCCTGGAGTTAAACCAGGAAAAGTAGTGATTCTCGGCGGTGGTGTAGTTGGTACGGAAGCTGCCAGAATTGCTGTAGGTATGGGTGCAGCCGTACAAATATTAGATGTAAATGTTGAACGTTTATCTTATTTAGAAACTTTGTTTGGTTCTAGAGTTGAATTACTTTACAGCAGTTCTGCCCATATCGAAGCCGCAGTTAAAGAAGCAGATTTACTTGTTGGTGCTGTTTTGGTACTAGGACGCAGAGCGCCAATTCTAGTATCTCGTGAATTAGTTAAACAAATGCACCCAGGTTCGGTAATAGTTGATGTGGCTGTAGATCAAGGTGGTTGTGTGGAAACACTGCACGCCACATCCCACACTAACCCAATCTACATTGAAGAGGGCGTAGTGCATTATGGCGTTCCTAATATGCCAGGTGCAGTACCTTGGACAGCCACTCAAGCACTTAACAATAGTACATTACCTTACGTTGTACAGTTGGCAAATCAAGGACTCAAAGCGCTGGAAGTGAATCAAGCACTGGCCAAGGGTTTAAATGTGCAGAATCATCGCCTTGTACACCCAGCTGTACAAGAGGTTTTTCCTGATTTAACGTGA
- a CDS encoding WD40 repeat domain-containing protein, translating into MVRPYLILLFMGVVALPVNLGSGLRVNAADTVQVTPNPEPTTGFTNPRLLHSLNAHSGRVKSLTFSPDSRTIFSGGAYNDGIIRLWNSTTGKRVGTINKAQKNAVESLVISPDGQTLASSGSDNIINLWNLKNNQFTRSFVGHTASVMSLAVSSDGKVLVSGALDGIRVWDLLQQRPLSTLVRFDNRIDALAMSSDGQTLASGDTKGVIKLWNLSTGKLIREFTAHSGTVTDIVFTPDGQNLISCSSDRTIKVWHIPSEKLSRTLTGHNNWVNAIAINRDGKTLASAGRDGIKLWDLSTGELLNTLIGHSDWVSAIAFSPDGKTLASGGFDGRISIWGNPPVTVRK; encoded by the coding sequence ATGGTACGGCCATACTTGATATTACTATTTATGGGGGTTGTGGCTCTGCCTGTGAATCTAGGGTCAGGGCTAAGGGTAAATGCGGCGGATACGGTGCAAGTTACACCCAACCCAGAACCAACAACAGGATTTACCAATCCTAGACTCCTGCACAGCCTCAACGCCCATTCAGGGAGGGTAAAATCTTTAACTTTTAGCCCAGATAGTCGGACTATCTTCAGTGGAGGGGCTTATAATGATGGCATTATTCGGCTGTGGAACTCAACAACTGGTAAAAGAGTAGGAACCATCAACAAAGCGCAAAAAAATGCGGTGGAGTCTTTAGTGATTTCCCCTGATGGACAAACTTTAGCCAGTTCTGGCAGTGACAATATTATTAATCTGTGGAATCTTAAAAATAATCAATTTACACGCTCATTTGTAGGACATACCGCTAGTGTCATGTCCTTAGCTGTATCTTCAGATGGTAAGGTTCTTGTTAGTGGTGCTTTAGATGGGATTCGGGTGTGGGATTTGCTCCAACAACGCCCATTATCTACTTTAGTGCGCTTTGATAATAGAATTGATGCCCTGGCAATGAGTTCTGACGGTCAAACTCTGGCTAGCGGTGACACAAAAGGTGTAATTAAACTGTGGAATTTAAGTACAGGTAAATTAATTCGGGAATTTACAGCCCATTCTGGTACAGTTACGGATATTGTCTTTACACCAGATGGACAAAATTTAATTAGTTGCAGTAGCGATCGCACTATTAAAGTTTGGCATATCCCATCCGAAAAACTCAGCCGCACTCTCACAGGTCATAATAATTGGGTAAATGCGATCGCTATTAACCGCGATGGTAAAACTCTGGCTAGTGCTGGTAGAGATGGAATTAAACTCTGGGATTTATCGACTGGTGAGTTATTAAATACACTGATTGGGCATAGTGATTGGGTAAGTGCGATCGCTTTTAGTCCAGATGGTAAAACTCTTGCCAGTGGAGGATTTGACGGCAGAATTAGTATTTGGGGTAATCCACCAGTTACAGTTCGTAAGTAA
- a CDS encoding DUF5131 family protein — protein sequence MSSTHTGIEWTDKTWNPTTGCDKVSPGCRYCYAEALTERFPQSFPTGFKLNLHPERLEQPKRWRTPSRIFVNSMSDLFHEDVPFSFLQEIFSIMRETPWHIYQILTKREENLVDLAPKLEWTENIWMGVSVESQRYTYRIDALRKVPAAVRFLSCEPLLESLNLDLQNIDWVIVGGESGYNHRPVKPEWIREILQQTREAEVAFFFKQWGGKHSKAGGRMLDDHTWEEMPKAWRKHIIKWQKKFHGQPKLHELEQKYLMSTK from the coding sequence ATGTCAAGCACTCATACTGGTATCGAATGGACTGATAAAACCTGGAACCCAACTACTGGTTGCGACAAAGTAAGTCCGGGTTGTCGTTATTGCTATGCTGAAGCACTTACTGAGCGTTTTCCTCAGAGTTTTCCTACAGGTTTTAAGCTGAACCTACATCCAGAAAGATTGGAACAACCAAAGCGATGGCGTACTCCTAGCCGTATCTTTGTTAACTCAATGAGCGATTTATTTCATGAAGATGTGCCATTTTCATTTTTACAAGAAATTTTTAGCATTATGCGTGAAACTCCTTGGCATATCTATCAAATTTTGACAAAGCGAGAGGAAAACTTAGTAGATTTAGCGCCTAAACTCGAATGGACTGAAAATATATGGATGGGTGTATCCGTGGAAAGTCAACGATATACCTACAGGATAGATGCTCTAAGAAAAGTGCCAGCAGCAGTTCGATTTCTTTCATGTGAACCTTTACTGGAATCACTGAACTTAGATTTGCAAAATATCGATTGGGTTATTGTTGGTGGTGAATCTGGGTACAACCATCGACCTGTAAAACCAGAATGGATTCGAGAGATTTTGCAACAAACAAGAGAAGCAGAAGTTGCCTTTTTTTTCAAACAGTGGGGAGGGAAACATTCAAAAGCTGGTGGCAGAATGCTAGATGACCATACCTGGGAAGAGATGCCAAAGGCTTGGAGAAAGCACATTATCAAATGGCAGAAAAAATTTCATGGGCAACCAAAATTGCATGAGTTAGAGCAGAAATATCTAATGTCCACTAAATAA
- a CDS encoding three-Cys-motif partner protein TcmP, translating into MSRLGNEGEDIIGIWSEEKLDLLAKYLKAYSVIMSEQKKSWLRAYYYIDAFAGSIRPRAKEDEQRYIDGSPLRALQTEPQFDGYWFIDISPRRVERVEKLREEFPHCAIEISQGNCNQVLCNEIIPRIPYQSKTRAFVFLDPYGLQIDWDTVRELANTRTCDIFVNFSVMGVTRLLPRDQSPDPEVIEQLNKVMGSTDWINQIYQPPVQLSLFPEQEPALSRETIKAEWLASLYTKQLSSLFPHVSKPVLMKNSTNSVLYALCLASHNPTAINITNDIFARYERLKKFGS; encoded by the coding sequence ATGAGTCGGCTGGGGAATGAAGGTGAGGACATCATAGGAATTTGGTCTGAGGAAAAATTAGATTTACTAGCAAAATATCTTAAGGCTTACTCCGTGATCATGAGTGAGCAAAAGAAAAGCTGGCTCAGAGCTTACTACTACATTGATGCTTTTGCTGGATCTATTAGGCCTAGAGCTAAAGAAGATGAGCAACGATATATTGATGGTTCACCTTTAAGGGCTTTACAGACAGAACCTCAATTTGATGGTTACTGGTTTATAGATATTTCACCACGAAGAGTAGAGCGAGTTGAAAAACTTCGTGAAGAGTTTCCGCACTGTGCAATTGAGATAAGTCAAGGAAACTGTAATCAGGTTTTATGTAACGAAATTATTCCTCGAATTCCTTATCAATCAAAGACACGGGCATTTGTCTTTTTAGATCCTTACGGGCTGCAAATTGATTGGGATACAGTTAGGGAATTAGCAAATACTAGAACTTGTGACATCTTTGTCAATTTCTCTGTTATGGGCGTTACTCGTTTGCTGCCTAGAGATCAATCTCCAGACCCAGAAGTAATAGAGCAATTGAACAAGGTGATGGGTAGTACCGATTGGATTAATCAGATATATCAACCACCTGTTCAACTAAGTTTATTTCCAGAACAAGAACCAGCCTTAAGTCGTGAAACTATCAAAGCTGAATGGTTGGCAAGTTTGTATACAAAGCAACTGAGTTCACTTTTTCCCCACGTTAGTAAACCAGTTCTCATGAAAAACTCAACTAATTCAGTGCTTTATGCTTTGTGTTTAGCAAGTCATAATCCGACAGCAATTAACATTACGAATGATATTTTCGCTCGGTATGAACGTTTAAAAAAATTTGGCAGCTAG
- a CDS encoding peptide ligase PGM1-related protein — protein MVTLNHTELESVDQFRSLQCTLRDRWKTIEQFDTGEADIVVIPSLSIDQREIQKVEGCEHYEERLLFALMRLRNPRTRLIYVTSIPLHPSIIDYYLQLLPGIPFSHARNRLLLLSTYDSSPQPLSRKILERPRLMERIRQALRLEKSFIICYNSTDLEAELSLKLNVPLYAAAPDLQIWGTKSGSRQIFTESGVPHPDGSELVWRYQDLAVAASDLWERQPSLKRMVVKLNEGISGEGNALLDLQPIMNIAPGQASTAERVAAISDRFSSLRFQAKQENWQNFSGRITELGAIVEAFVEGENKRSPSVQGRITPTGEVEILSTHDQILGGPDGQIYLGCRFPADERYRLQLQQLGLQVGRKLAQKGALERFGVDFITVDQGNGQWDIQAIEINLRKGGTTHPFMTLKLLTNGRYELSTGLFYSQQGRPKYYIATDNLQKDRYRGLLPNDLMDIIAHHRLHFDSCTETGTVFHLMGCLSQFGKLGLTSIGDSPQQAEDIYNKVVKVLDEETRVNNKQFPLFSDYTFPNSWDGYS, from the coding sequence ATGGTAACGCTAAATCATACAGAATTAGAATCAGTTGATCAGTTTCGTAGTCTGCAATGTACTTTACGCGATCGCTGGAAAACTATCGAGCAATTTGATACTGGTGAAGCGGATATTGTCGTTATTCCTTCCTTAAGTATTGACCAACGCGAAATTCAAAAAGTTGAAGGTTGCGAACATTATGAAGAAAGATTACTTTTTGCTTTGATGCGGTTACGAAATCCCCGTACAAGATTGATTTATGTAACATCAATTCCATTGCATCCCAGCATTATTGATTATTATTTGCAACTACTGCCGGGTATCCCATTTTCTCATGCGCGTAATCGCTTGCTACTGCTTTCGACTTATGATTCTTCTCCTCAACCTCTAAGTCGAAAAATCTTAGAACGTCCCCGCTTAATGGAAAGAATTCGGCAAGCCTTGAGGTTAGAAAAATCATTTATAATTTGCTACAACTCGACAGATTTAGAAGCAGAATTATCACTTAAATTAAATGTACCATTGTATGCTGCTGCACCAGATTTGCAGATTTGGGGGACAAAAAGCGGTAGTCGGCAAATCTTTACAGAAAGCGGTGTACCTCATCCTGATGGGAGTGAACTGGTTTGGCGCTATCAAGATTTAGCAGTAGCAGCAAGTGATTTGTGGGAACGCCAACCTTCATTAAAACGGATGGTAGTCAAATTAAATGAAGGGATTTCTGGAGAAGGAAACGCCCTGCTAGACTTGCAACCAATTATGAATATTGCGCCAGGACAAGCATCGACAGCAGAAAGGGTAGCAGCAATTAGCGATCGCTTTTCTTCTCTGCGTTTTCAAGCCAAGCAAGAAAATTGGCAGAACTTTTCAGGACGAATTACCGAATTAGGGGCGATTGTCGAAGCATTTGTGGAAGGAGAAAATAAGCGATCGCCTAGTGTCCAAGGACGGATCACCCCCACAGGTGAAGTAGAAATTCTCTCGACTCACGACCAAATTCTTGGCGGCCCAGATGGTCAAATTTATTTGGGTTGTCGCTTCCCGGCTGATGAGCGCTATCGCTTGCAATTACAACAATTAGGGTTACAAGTCGGTAGAAAGCTGGCTCAAAAAGGAGCTTTAGAAAGATTTGGGGTAGATTTTATCACCGTTGACCAAGGTAACGGTCAATGGGATATTCAAGCAATTGAAATTAACCTCCGCAAAGGTGGGACAACCCATCCTTTCATGACCTTAAAATTATTGACTAACGGTCGTTATGAACTATCAACTGGTTTATTCTATAGTCAGCAAGGTCGCCCCAAGTATTACATTGCTACAGACAACCTGCAAAAAGACCGCTATCGTGGATTGCTACCCAACGATTTAATGGATATCATCGCCCATCATAGATTGCACTTTGATAGCTGTACGGAAACCGGGACGGTGTTTCATCTGATGGGTTGTCTTTCTCAGTTTGGCAAATTGGGGCTAACTAGCATTGGTGATTCTCCCCAACAAGCCGAAGATATATATAACAAAGTCGTCAAAGTTTTGGACGAAGAAACCCGCGTTAATAATAAACAGTTTCCCCTGTTTTCTGATTACACCTTCCCCAATTCCTGGGATGGATATAGTTAA
- the phnE gene encoding phosphonate ABC transporter, permease protein PhnE, with translation MSYLPLSKLLRRYSWVSSLIILLIAFIIYTWALQGLKVDFALLTSSAPYIADFISRLFPPDFTVIDIAVKALIETVQMSLWGTTIGAIISVPIAVASASNVAPSWLQWLANLLQNAVRSVPSIILGLIFVAATGLGAPAGTLALSIYTVGYLAKFYQQAIEAVQPRSLESLQVIGASRFQIAQYGILPQVLPLSLGYTLWMFEYNIRAASVLGVVGAGGIGFQLKSYIDGFEYNKATTMMLVLLVVVTVIDGFSSQLRRRLESM, from the coding sequence ATGAGTTATTTACCACTTTCCAAACTCCTACGGCGCTACTCTTGGGTAAGCTCCCTCATCATCTTATTAATTGCTTTTATAATTTACACTTGGGCTTTGCAAGGACTGAAAGTTGATTTCGCCCTTTTGACATCTAGCGCCCCTTACATTGCTGATTTCATCTCACGGTTATTTCCTCCTGACTTCACAGTTATTGATATCGCTGTTAAAGCACTGATAGAAACCGTACAGATGTCCCTTTGGGGGACAACCATCGGTGCTATTATCTCAGTGCCAATAGCCGTCGCTAGCGCTAGTAATGTTGCACCTAGTTGGCTGCAATGGTTGGCAAATCTGCTGCAAAATGCGGTGCGTTCCGTTCCTTCAATTATTCTGGGGCTAATTTTTGTTGCCGCCACAGGCTTAGGCGCACCCGCAGGCACCCTAGCCTTGAGTATATACACAGTTGGTTACCTAGCAAAGTTTTATCAACAAGCGATCGAAGCAGTCCAGCCTCGTTCTTTAGAGTCTCTGCAAGTTATAGGCGCATCTCGATTCCAAATTGCTCAGTATGGAATCCTACCCCAAGTGTTGCCTCTAAGTTTGGGCTATACCTTATGGATGTTTGAATACAACATCCGCGCCGCTTCTGTTTTGGGTGTGGTTGGTGCAGGTGGGATTGGCTTTCAATTAAAAAGTTACATTGATGGGTTTGAGTACAATAAAGCCACAACTATGATGTTAGTACTGTTGGTAGTTGTGACTGTAATAGATGGCTTCAGCAGCCAGTTACGCCGCCGCCTTGAATCGATGTAA
- a CDS encoding phosphoribulokinase: MSRPIILGIVGDSAAGKTTLTRGIAQVLGPENVTLICTDDYHRYDRQQRAEIGITALHPDCNHLDIMQQHLSLLRTGQPILKPVYSHKTGSFEPPQYIKPNKFVIIEGLLGYSTRAARDCYDVKVYLAPPENLRAKWKVKRDTQKRGYTPEQVLAELEKREPDSEQFIRPQRQWSDIVVSFYPPHEDGDETNGHLNVRLVLRPTIPHPDFTSIINLTNGSSVSAIRLGLDRDMSKPVDVLEVDGHATLEQVNKLEHILCSDMPYLSSVCDRESNPELGKIAGTTGETLQSYPLALTQLIITYHMLKATQIYQ; encoded by the coding sequence ATGAGCCGTCCAATAATTCTTGGTATTGTTGGTGATAGTGCTGCTGGTAAAACTACACTAACTAGGGGCATTGCTCAGGTACTGGGGCCAGAAAATGTTACACTCATATGCACAGATGATTACCATCGGTATGATCGCCAACAACGTGCAGAAATAGGAATTACAGCTCTCCACCCCGATTGTAACCATTTAGATATTATGCAGCAGCATCTATCGCTGCTACGCACAGGACAACCAATTCTTAAACCAGTTTATAGTCATAAAACCGGAAGTTTTGAGCCGCCCCAATATATAAAACCCAATAAATTCGTCATTATCGAGGGATTACTTGGTTATTCTACTCGCGCCGCCCGTGACTGTTACGATGTGAAAGTTTACCTCGCTCCTCCAGAGAACCTCCGTGCTAAATGGAAAGTGAAACGCGACACGCAAAAACGCGGCTACACTCCCGAACAAGTTTTAGCAGAATTAGAAAAGCGCGAACCAGATTCAGAGCAATTTATTCGCCCCCAAAGACAATGGTCTGATATTGTTGTCAGTTTCTATCCACCTCATGAGGATGGAGATGAAACCAACGGACATCTCAACGTGCGTTTAGTATTGCGTCCTACCATTCCCCACCCAGATTTTACTTCCATTATTAATTTGACTAATGGTAGTTCTGTGTCAGCTATTCGCCTGGGATTGGACAGAGATATGAGTAAACCAGTTGATGTGTTAGAAGTTGATGGTCACGCTACCTTAGAACAGGTAAATAAATTAGAGCATATTCTCTGTTCTGATATGCCTTACTTAAGTAGTGTATGCGATCGCGAAAGTAACCCAGAATTGGGCAAGATTGCGGGGACAACTGGCGAAACACTACAAAGTTACCCCCTCGCCCTGACTCAGTTAATCATCACCTACCATATGCTCAAGGCAACGCAAATTTATCAGTAA
- a CDS encoding chlorophyll a/b-binding protein, translated as MSQTQPTVTPKLEEPKFGFNEYAERLNGRAAMIGFLLMVVIEYATNQGVLSWLGLK; from the coding sequence ATGTCCCAAACACAGCCAACAGTCACACCCAAGCTAGAAGAGCCAAAATTTGGCTTCAATGAATATGCAGAACGCTTGAATGGTCGCGCTGCAATGATTGGTTTTCTTTTGATGGTAGTCATTGAATATGCCACCAATCAAGGTGTCTTGTCCTGGCTCGGACTTAAGTAA
- the radC gene encoding RadC family protein has translation MTYCLRIADIPTNERPRERLMTHGPKVLATAELIAILLGTGQGPGKLSAVGLGQYLLQELGKNQRDPLAVLREVTPAELMQIPGIGPAKATSILAAVELGKRTFQFRPLDKTPIDSPVAAVAALSQDLMWQNQERFAVLLLDVKNRLLGTQVITIGTATETLASPREIFREIIRQGATRTIVAHNHPSGNVEPSPEDIELTRQLLAGAQLLGIPLLDHLILGNGNHQSLREVTTLWNDYPQGD, from the coding sequence ATGACTTACTGCCTGAGAATTGCCGATATACCCACAAATGAGCGTCCCCGTGAACGGTTAATGACACACGGGCCAAAAGTTTTAGCCACAGCCGAATTAATCGCAATTCTTTTAGGCACTGGTCAAGGGCCTGGCAAACTCTCAGCCGTTGGTTTAGGGCAATATCTGTTGCAGGAGTTGGGTAAAAATCAGCGTGACCCATTGGCAGTTCTGCGAGAAGTTACTCCGGCTGAGTTAATGCAAATCCCCGGAATTGGACCAGCAAAGGCCACAAGTATATTAGCGGCGGTTGAATTGGGTAAACGCACCTTTCAATTCCGTCCCTTAGATAAAACACCAATTGATAGTCCCGTGGCTGCGGTGGCGGCGCTGAGTCAAGATTTGATGTGGCAGAATCAAGAACGCTTTGCCGTATTACTATTAGATGTCAAAAATCGTTTACTGGGAACACAGGTAATTACCATTGGCACAGCTACAGAAACTTTAGCTTCTCCGCGCGAAATTTTTCGGGAAATCATCCGTCAAGGTGCAACACGTACTATCGTTGCCCATAATCACCCTTCCGGTAACGTGGAACCCAGCCCAGAAGATATAGAGTTGACGCGCCAATTATTAGCAGGAGCGCAACTTTTAGGGATTCCCTTGTTAGATCATTTGATTTTGGGCAATGGTAATCATCAAAGTTTACGGGAAGTTACCACCTTGTGGAACGACTATCCTCAAGGTGATTAA